GCTACTTGTATTCTTTTTTGTGGCCTTTGCCTTGATGGGGCAAGATGGCGAGTCCATCGATGAGCTTTTCAAGGTGAATTACGAAACTCCTCTGACTCTGGATATGAAAGCCGATCTGGAGAAAGACCCTCTGGATAAGGCGGAGACCAAGAAGAAGGAAAAGAAGAAAAACCCTAAAATCTACTATAAGATCAAAGCCAAGCGTGGTTTTGCCAAGCAGGGCTTTGGCGACCGAACCGTGGTGGAGCTTTTTTACTACCTCAAAGACAAAGACTATGAGGGTCCTGATCCATATGCCCGGGACTTCTACTGGTATGATTTTAAGAAAAAGAAGATCGTGAACTCCCTACGTGTGAAACGTGAGAATGCAGGGGTGCTGCACGGCCATTACGAAAAGAAGATGGGTGATCAGGTGATTGAGGAGGGCTACTTCTATAAGGGAATGAAGCACGGCCGATGGGTCAGGTACAACCGACACGATATCCTGCAAGAAAAGGAAATTTACTGGAAGGGGTGGCCGAAAGAGTCACTTTTGGCCTACTATGACTTTGATCGCACGCAGCTCAAGGAAATGATTCCGGTGCATTTTGGCGAAAGACAAGGGGAGTACTACGCTTACCATCCGAACGGGAAGCTTGCTGTGGTGGGTCATTATCAGTTTGACCATCGGGTAGGTGTCTGGCGCGAATATTATGACAATGAGCGCGTGAAAAGAGAAGTGACTTACCCGTTGGAGGCCTTTGATAAGAAAGCCAAACCCGTCATCACCAAAGAGTGGGACAGGGAGGGGCATATCATCTATGACCGCAAAAAGTACGAGGCGAGGGTCAACTAGAATTTGATGAGCGACTGACGCGCCATAGCCACCATAATGGCCGTAAAGGCAAACAGAAGTCCTGCCTCCCAGCCAATCCAGATAACACCAGCGGCAAAGAGAAACGACCACCATAAGATGTGGAGGAATGACCCTACCATGTACTTGATGGAGACGTAAAACACGTGATCTTTGATGCCACGGATGATTTTGCTGAGGCCCAGCATTGGAGGCAGGTTGAATATGGATAATATCCAGATAAGCGCCTTTCGCACAGGCCCTTTTTTCATTGGCTCACGTGCTTCAAAGTGATCCCCCTCGGCCATGGTCTTGAGCTCATCAAATGACAGATGCTCATGTTTGGGCTG
The DNA window shown above is from Marinoscillum sp. 108 and carries:
- a CDS encoding toxin-antitoxin system YwqK family antitoxin; translation: MKKILSLLVFFFVAFALMGQDGESIDELFKVNYETPLTLDMKADLEKDPLDKAETKKKEKKKNPKIYYKIKAKRGFAKQGFGDRTVVELFYYLKDKDYEGPDPYARDFYWYDFKKKKIVNSLRVKRENAGVLHGHYEKKMGDQVIEEGYFYKGMKHGRWVRYNRHDILQEKEIYWKGWPKESLLAYYDFDRTQLKEMIPVHFGERQGEYYAYHPNGKLAVVGHYQFDHRVGVWREYYDNERVKREVTYPLEAFDKKAKPVITKEWDREGHIIYDRKKYEARVN